In Tistrella bauzanensis, a single genomic region encodes these proteins:
- a CDS encoding acyl carrier protein, protein MSDIAERVKKIVVEHLGVDEDKVTETASFIDDLGADSLDTVELVMAFEEEFGIEIPDDAAEKILTVQNAITFIQEQQG, encoded by the coding sequence ATGAGCGACATTGCTGAGCGCGTGAAGAAGATCGTGGTCGAACATCTCGGTGTCGACGAAGACAAGGTCACCGAGACGGCCAGCTTCATCGACGACCTCGGTGCCGACAGCCTCGATACCGTCGAACTCGTGATGGCCTTCGAGGAAGAGTTCGGGATCGAGATCCCGGATGACGCCGCGGAGAAGATCCTGACCGTCCAGAACGCCATCACGTTCATCCAGGAGCAGCAGGGCTGA
- the fabF gene encoding beta-ketoacyl-ACP synthase II: MRRVVVTGLGLVTPLAVGVKTSWERLLASKSGIRSIDSFDVSDLTVRIAAMVPKGAGEDAFRPEDYIPVKDVKKMDEFIHYALGAADEAIRDAGWKPEAEEDLNRTGVMIGSGIGGLPTIAEGAIAMEQRGPRRVSPFFIPSALINLASGQVSIKYGFRGPNHAVVTACSTGAHAIGDAARLIMWDDADVMIAGGSEAAVCRMGIAGFAAAKALSSGYNDTPERGSRPWDKGRDGFVMGEGAGVVVLEELEHAKARGAHIYAEVIGYGMSGDAYHITAPSEDGNGGFRAMQAALKRAGITPDQVDYINAHGTSTPRGDVIELAAVKRLFGDAAYKLSMSSTKSSIGHLLGAAGAVEAIFSILAIRDSVVPPTLNLDDPDDGCDIDLVPHQAKERPVRYALSNSFGFGGTNASVVFARPE, encoded by the coding sequence ATGAGACGTGTCGTCGTCACCGGGCTGGGTCTTGTCACTCCGCTCGCGGTCGGGGTGAAGACGAGCTGGGAGCGTCTGCTCGCCAGCAAGTCCGGAATCCGCAGCATCGACAGCTTCGATGTGTCCGACCTCACCGTCCGCATCGCCGCCATGGTGCCCAAGGGCGCCGGCGAGGATGCCTTCCGTCCGGAAGACTATATTCCGGTCAAGGACGTGAAGAAGATGGACGAGTTCATCCATTACGCCCTGGGCGCCGCCGACGAGGCGATCCGCGACGCGGGCTGGAAGCCTGAGGCGGAAGAGGATCTTAACCGGACCGGGGTGATGATCGGTTCCGGCATCGGCGGTCTGCCGACGATCGCCGAGGGCGCGATCGCGATGGAGCAGCGCGGTCCGCGCCGCGTCTCGCCGTTCTTCATTCCCTCGGCGCTGATCAATCTGGCCTCGGGCCAGGTGTCGATCAAATACGGCTTCCGCGGCCCCAATCATGCGGTCGTCACCGCCTGCTCGACCGGCGCGCATGCCATTGGCGATGCGGCCCGGCTGATCATGTGGGACGATGCCGACGTGATGATCGCGGGTGGCTCGGAAGCGGCGGTCTGCCGGATGGGCATTGCCGGCTTCGCGGCCGCCAAGGCGCTGTCCTCGGGCTATAATGACACGCCTGAGCGTGGTTCCCGCCCCTGGGACAAGGGCCGTGACGGCTTTGTCATGGGCGAGGGTGCCGGCGTGGTCGTGCTTGAAGAGCTTGAGCATGCCAAGGCCCGCGGCGCGCATATCTATGCCGAGGTCATCGGCTATGGCATGTCGGGCGACGCCTATCACATCACCGCACCGTCGGAAGACGGCAATGGCGGCTTCAGGGCCATGCAGGCGGCGCTGAAGCGTGCCGGTATCACCCCGGATCAGGTCGACTACATCAACGCCCATGGCACCTCCACGCCGCGCGGTGACGTGATCGAGCTGGCGGCGGTGAAGCGGTTGTTCGGCGATGCCGCCTATAAGCTGTCGATGTCGTCGACCAAATCGTCAATCGGCCATCTTCTGGGGGCGGCCGGCGCGGTGGAGGCGATCTTCTCGATCCTCGCCATCCGCGACAGTGTCGTCCCGCCGACGCTGAACCTCGATGACCCGGATGACGGCTGCGATATCGATCTGGTGCCGCATCAGGCGAAGGAGCGGCCGGTGCGCTATGCCCTGTCGAACTCGTTCGGCTTCGGCGGCACCAATGCCTCGGTCGTCTTCGCGCGGCCGGAATGA
- the mltG gene encoding endolytic transglycosylase MltG, translating to MRILKYIAIALVSVMTLVVAGAGALVWWGSVWLETPAALTETRTVMLPRGTGVIGIARRLADAGVIDQPLAFRAAVTLMDVQARLKAGEYRIEPGQSPSDIIDMLVEGRVVLHRLTVAEGVTLRSVWTMVDEDDRLSGEMPPLDTLAEGGLMPETYTFTRGDSRAGVIERMKTAMDQALDEAWAARRPDLPLSSPEEMLILASVVERETGVADERPLVAGVFINRLKRGMRLQSDPTVIYGLSDGTGRIARGITRSDLGTAHDWNTYEIDGLPATPIALPGRASLMAVAQPAETDALYFVADGTGGHVFATTLAEHNRNVAKWRRIERERRTAAKAAAAGSQQD from the coding sequence GTGCGCATCCTGAAGTATATTGCCATCGCCCTCGTTTCCGTGATGACCCTGGTCGTCGCGGGGGCGGGGGCTTTGGTCTGGTGGGGCTCGGTCTGGCTCGAGACGCCCGCGGCATTGACCGAGACCCGCACCGTCATGCTGCCGCGTGGTACCGGCGTGATCGGCATCGCCCGGCGGCTGGCCGATGCCGGCGTGATCGACCAGCCGCTGGCATTCCGGGCGGCGGTGACGCTGATGGATGTTCAGGCCCGTCTGAAAGCGGGCGAGTACCGTATCGAACCCGGCCAGAGCCCGTCCGACATCATCGATATGCTGGTCGAAGGCCGGGTGGTGCTGCATCGCCTGACGGTGGCCGAGGGGGTGACCCTGCGCAGCGTCTGGACGATGGTTGACGAGGATGACCGGCTGTCGGGCGAGATGCCGCCGCTGGACACTCTGGCCGAGGGCGGCCTGATGCCCGAGACCTATACCTTCACCCGAGGTGACAGCCGCGCGGGTGTCATCGAGCGCATGAAGACCGCGATGGACCAGGCGCTCGACGAGGCATGGGCCGCGCGCCGGCCGGATCTGCCGTTGTCATCGCCTGAGGAGATGCTGATCCTGGCCTCGGTGGTCGAGCGCGAGACCGGGGTCGCCGACGAGCGGCCGCTGGTCGCCGGGGTGTTCATCAACCGGTTGAAGCGCGGCATGCGTCTGCAATCGGACCCGACCGTGATCTATGGCCTGAGCGACGGCACCGGCCGGATCGCTCGCGGCATCACCCGCAGCGATCTCGGCACCGCCCATGACTGGAACACTTATGAGATCGACGGATTGCCGGCAACGCCGATCGCGCTGCCAGGCCGCGCCAGCCTGATGGCCGTGGCCCAGCCGGCCGAGACCGATGCGCTGTATTTCGTGGCCGACGGCACTGGCGGGCATGTGTTCGCGACCACACTGGCCGAGCACAATCGCAATGTCGCCAAATGGCGGCGGATCGAGCGCGAGCGCCGTACCGCCGCCAAGGCAGCAGCGGCCGGATCGCAACAGGATTGA
- a CDS encoding DUF6925 family protein, which translates to MPASVRATDRRTIQDDDTRRLIADLIADPAQGWSTGSFGAIAEFIRDADEAIMGTADVPARLAMATARGALAVNTATACRPLAYHTPSADGIGWSSAIAFCQPATAAICAAHSVVTELGPDDHAVRDQDRPAILFDLGLAIPHVDACIRLSDPAAIAVLRGLAGRPLLGSDPGPRRAAAATGGHRVFMTRLSRIEVYQPVPTAGETSPEGPHTHLLPKLLATGLAHSATTPIAEGEVAGLTMHAVNPLRDMTGRPRPFDLAAHLSFAALFARHGDPRAAMVMQRVFDAVDSGLPPRHSAALTTGCEDLDGRWIRAAMKVALRQARQMGIGDPALIADWQHVHDPAGGDAADGRATAGSCG; encoded by the coding sequence ATGCCCGCGAGCGTCCGCGCCACAGACCGCCGCACGATACAAGACGACGACACCCGCCGGCTGATCGCCGACCTGATCGCCGATCCGGCCCAGGGCTGGAGCACCGGCAGTTTCGGGGCCATCGCCGAGTTCATCCGTGATGCCGACGAAGCAATCATGGGCACCGCAGACGTCCCCGCGCGGCTGGCCATGGCCACGGCGCGGGGCGCGCTGGCGGTGAACACTGCAACGGCGTGCCGGCCGCTCGCCTATCACACGCCATCCGCCGACGGCATCGGCTGGTCGTCGGCCATCGCCTTCTGCCAGCCGGCGACAGCCGCAATCTGCGCCGCGCACAGCGTGGTGACCGAGCTGGGGCCGGATGACCACGCGGTGCGCGATCAGGACCGGCCGGCGATCCTGTTCGATCTGGGCCTCGCCATCCCCCATGTCGATGCCTGTATCCGGCTGTCCGACCCGGCCGCGATCGCGGTTCTTCGTGGTCTGGCGGGCCGGCCGCTGCTGGGGTCCGATCCGGGACCGCGCCGCGCCGCCGCCGCCACCGGCGGCCATCGCGTCTTCATGACCAGGTTGTCGCGAATCGAGGTTTATCAGCCAGTTCCGACAGCCGGTGAAACCTCGCCCGAAGGCCCGCATACCCATCTTCTGCCCAAACTGCTGGCGACTGGGCTGGCGCATTCGGCGACCACCCCGATTGCCGAGGGCGAGGTTGCCGGACTGACGATGCACGCGGTCAACCCGCTGCGGGACATGACGGGCCGCCCGCGCCCCTTCGACCTTGCGGCACATCTGTCATTCGCAGCCCTGTTCGCCCGCCATGGCGACCCGCGGGCCGCCATGGTCATGCAGCGGGTGTTCGATGCGGTGGATAGCGGCCTGCCGCCACGCCACAGCGCAGCGCTGACCACCGGCTGTGAAGACCTTGATGGCCGATGGATCAGGGCGGCAATGAAGGTGGCCTTGCGGCAGGCCCGCCAGATGGGCATCGGCGACCCGGCACTGATCGCCGACTGGCAGCATGTCCATGATCCGGCCGGCGGCGATGCCGCGGATGGCCGCGCCACGGCCGGCAGCTGTGGCTGA
- a CDS encoding ABC transporter ATP-binding protein, which yields MTATAMAERPVLEALSITVIGPERPILDAVSLQFAPGRLVGLIGPNGAGKTTLLRLLAGLSRPDRGMVRLDGRPIHDLPAMRRARSLSYLAQGGQAHWPLGAEAVVALGRLPHGDGTTPADRAAVARAMALTGTTGFAGRRIDRLSGGEILRVLLARALAVEAPVLLVDEPVAALDPAHQLDVMAVLADQARRGAVVVAVLHDLSLAARFCDRLVLLTQGRVLADGDAARVLSAGHLATAYGIHAWRGEAGGRPLIIPWARIGCAEEAAFIPPSHQPDDDEVAPCPRASAPQTAARYKTTTPAG from the coding sequence ATGACCGCCACCGCCATGGCAGAGCGTCCGGTTCTGGAGGCCTTGAGCATCACCGTTATCGGGCCGGAGCGCCCCATCCTGGATGCGGTCAGCCTGCAATTCGCGCCCGGCCGGCTGGTCGGGCTGATCGGACCCAACGGCGCCGGCAAGACCACCCTGCTCCGCCTGCTGGCCGGGTTGTCCCGGCCCGATCGCGGTATGGTGCGTCTGGATGGCCGCCCGATCCACGACCTGCCCGCCATGCGGCGCGCGCGCAGCCTGTCCTATCTGGCGCAGGGTGGTCAGGCACATTGGCCGCTGGGCGCCGAAGCGGTCGTCGCTCTTGGACGTCTGCCCCATGGCGATGGCACGACGCCGGCCGACCGGGCGGCAGTCGCGCGCGCCATGGCCCTGACCGGCACCACCGGCTTCGCCGGCCGGCGTATCGACCGGCTGTCGGGTGGTGAAATCCTGCGTGTGCTGCTGGCGCGCGCGCTGGCGGTCGAGGCGCCGGTGCTGCTGGTCGACGAGCCGGTGGCGGCGCTGGACCCCGCTCACCAGCTCGACGTCATGGCGGTGCTGGCCGATCAGGCCCGCCGGGGTGCGGTGGTCGTCGCGGTGCTGCACGATCTGTCGCTGGCGGCGCGGTTCTGCGACCGGCTGGTGTTGCTGACGCAAGGCCGGGTGCTGGCCGATGGCGATGCCGCGCGGGTGCTGAGCGCCGGCCATCTGGCCACCGCCTATGGCATTCATGCCTGGCGTGGCGAGGCCGGTGGCCGGCCGCTGATCATTCCCTGGGCACGGATCGGCTGCGCCGAGGAGGCTGCATTCATCCCCCCATCACACCAACCCGATGATGACGAGGTGGCACCATGCCCGCGAGCGTCCGCGCCACAGACCGCCGCACGATACAAGACGACGACACCCGCCGGCTGA
- a CDS encoding FecCD family ABC transporter permease yields MRPYIHLAAGTRLLASGLAALTALLMLASIATGPDGLNLWQAVADLWHGRETLDALILVELRLPRAILAALLGAGLAMAGATLQGLLRNPLADPGVIGVSGAAGFGAVCVFYSGLGALWALALPLGGITGALLATLVLALVARRGAGTTALILTGVAIGSFAAALTALALNLAPSPYAALEIVFWLMGSLADRSMNHVWLAAPPILIGLAMLVRTGQALEALTLGEDTARSLGFDITRTRLAAIIGTALAVGPGVAVAGAVGFVGLIVPHLMRPLVNHRPAALIWVSGPAGAAFTLAADILLRLLPTRPELKLGVVMALIGAPFLASLILSVARKDPR; encoded by the coding sequence ATGAGGCCATACATCCACCTGGCCGCCGGCACGCGCCTCCTTGCAAGCGGGCTTGCCGCACTGACCGCCCTGCTGATGCTCGCTTCGATCGCGACCGGTCCCGACGGGCTGAATCTGTGGCAGGCCGTCGCCGATCTGTGGCATGGCCGCGAAACCCTCGATGCCCTGATCCTGGTGGAGTTGCGCCTGCCCCGGGCGATCCTGGCCGCCCTGCTGGGCGCGGGGCTCGCCATGGCCGGGGCCACCCTTCAGGGCCTGCTGCGCAACCCGCTGGCCGATCCGGGGGTGATCGGCGTCAGTGGTGCCGCCGGCTTCGGTGCGGTCTGTGTGTTCTATAGCGGGCTGGGGGCGCTCTGGGCGCTGGCTCTGCCGCTGGGCGGCATCACCGGCGCCCTGCTGGCGACGCTGGTTCTGGCACTGGTCGCCCGCCGGGGGGCGGGGACCACGGCGCTGATCCTGACCGGTGTCGCCATCGGCAGCTTTGCCGCCGCCTTGACCGCGCTGGCGCTCAACCTCGCCCCCTCGCCATATGCGGCGCTGGAAATCGTGTTCTGGTTGATGGGATCGCTGGCTGATCGCAGTATGAACCATGTCTGGCTGGCGGCACCGCCGATCCTGATCGGGCTGGCGATGCTGGTTCGCACAGGCCAGGCGCTTGAAGCCCTGACCCTGGGCGAAGACACCGCCCGCAGCCTGGGCTTCGACATCACCCGCACCCGGCTGGCGGCGATCATCGGCACCGCCCTGGCGGTGGGGCCGGGGGTCGCCGTCGCCGGTGCGGTCGGCTTCGTGGGGCTGATCGTGCCGCATCTGATGCGGCCACTGGTCAACCACCGGCCGGCCGCCCTGATCTGGGTCTCCGGCCCTGCCGGTGCCGCCTTCACGCTCGCGGCCGACATTCTGCTGCGCCTGCTGCCGACCCGGCCCGAGCTGAAACTGGGGGTGGTGATGGCGCTGATCGGCGCCCCCTTCCTCGCCTCCCTGATCCTGTCCGTTGCCCGAAAGGATCCCCGATGA
- a CDS encoding ABC transporter substrate-binding protein: MIRRSPVAVAAMILAAMIPAAAPVGAAPTRIVSMNLCADELLLRLAPPGRLVSVTWLAAGPAAIDAGAAAGLTLNHGRAEEIARLRPDLVVAGRYTTATTTAMLRRAGIPVRLLDEATSLDGIRDQVTSLAATVGNPDAGVAMLARMDAMLAAARPAPDDQGGMPGVVVLRPGGGVAGAGTLQDEILTAAGLRNLAPDAPVDGDGRIGLERLLRLKPELLILDSDGDAPPALAREVLDHPAFRSRQAGITIASLPAALWVCPGPWVAEAVARLSAARRTVLTRRGADQ; the protein is encoded by the coding sequence ATGATCCGGCGCAGCCCTGTGGCCGTGGCGGCGATGATCCTTGCGGCAATGATCCCGGCTGCGGCACCTGTCGGGGCGGCACCGACCCGGATCGTTTCGATGAACCTGTGCGCGGATGAATTGCTGCTGCGGCTGGCGCCACCGGGGCGGCTGGTGTCGGTCACCTGGCTGGCGGCAGGGCCGGCGGCGATCGATGCCGGCGCCGCGGCGGGGCTGACGCTCAATCATGGGCGGGCCGAAGAGATTGCCCGGCTCCGACCCGATCTGGTGGTGGCCGGGCGCTATACCACCGCCACCACCACGGCCATGCTGCGCCGCGCCGGCATTCCGGTGCGGCTTCTGGACGAGGCAACCAGCCTCGATGGCATCCGCGATCAGGTGACCAGCCTCGCGGCCACGGTCGGCAATCCCGATGCCGGCGTGGCGATGCTGGCCCGGATGGACGCCATGCTGGCGGCGGCGCGGCCGGCACCCGATGATCAGGGCGGCATGCCGGGGGTGGTGGTACTGCGGCCCGGCGGCGGCGTTGCCGGCGCCGGCACGCTTCAGGACGAGATCCTTACGGCCGCCGGCCTGCGCAATCTGGCGCCGGATGCACCGGTGGATGGCGATGGCCGCATCGGCCTGGAACGGCTGCTGCGGCTGAAACCGGAGCTGCTGATTCTGGACAGCGATGGTGATGCGCCGCCGGCCCTGGCACGCGAGGTGCTGGACCATCCGGCTTTCCGCAGCCGTCAGGCCGGCATCACCATCGCCTCGCTGCCGGCAGCGCTGTGGGTCTGCCCCGGCCCCTGGGTCGCCGAGGCGGTGGCACGGCTGTCGGCCGCGCGCCGCACGGTGCTGACCCGGCGCGGTGCCGACCAATGA